A DNA window from Arachis duranensis cultivar V14167 chromosome 3, aradu.V14167.gnm2.J7QH, whole genome shotgun sequence contains the following coding sequences:
- the LOC107478111 gene encoding transcription factor bHLH162, whose product MDELESRSEASPSSTNKEKIERRFIERNRRKHMKMLYSTLNSLLPNDPNPTRPKWLPLLLLDQVDKALNYIKSLEEKVKMSKEKKNSLLLRMGRKRTRGACDDGNRPKPPQLEVHEMGSCLQIVMTCGLDSQFIFYKIIHILNEENIDVKSANSSLIGNSMHHVVHAEIPQSLLQLGATKVRESLKRFVQEPISKNELQSDHELLDFEIDTAELAELLDFLA is encoded by the exons ATGGATGAATTGGAAAGTAGAAGTGAAGCTTCTCCATCTTCAACAAACAAGGAGAAGATTGAGAGAAGGTTCATTGAGAGAAACAGAAGGAAGCACATGAAGATGCTCTACTCCACACTCAACTCTCTTCTCCCTAACGACCCCAACCCCACTAGGCCCAAG TGGTTAC CACTGCTATTGCTTGATCAAGTGGACAAGGCCTTAAATTACATCAAGAGCTTAGAGGAGAAGGTAAAAATGTCTAAGGAGAAGAAAAATAGCTTACTATTGAGAATGGGAAGAAAGAGGACACGTGGCGCTTGCGACGATGGTAATCGCCCCAAACCGCCGCAACTAGAGGTTCATGAAATGGGTTCATGTCTTCAAATTGTAATGACATGTGGATTAGATTCCCAGTTCATATTCTATAAAATCATTCATATTCTGAATGAAGAAAACATCGATGTTAAGAGTGCCAATTCTTCGCTCATCGgaaattccatgcaccatgtTGTTCATGCAGAG ATTCCACAATCTTTGCTTCAATTGGGTGCGACTAAAGTAAGGGAGAGTTTGAAAAGGTTTGTGCAGGAACCAATTAGTAAAAATGAATTACAATCTGATCATGAGTTGTTAGATTTTGAGATCGATACTGCTGAATTAGCGGAGCTTCTAGATTTCTTAGCATAA